TCTGAAGCCGTTGTAAGCAGAAATTATGTTGATTGGATTTTATCTCTTCCATGGAATAAAACCAGTAAAGATACCATCAGTTTACGCCAAGCAGAAAATATTTTGAATAAAAACCATGCAGGCCTACACAAAGCAAAAGATCGTATTATTGAGTTCTTAGCTGCAAAAAAATTCTCTAAATCTCTTGAACGCTCACCGGTCATCTGCTTAGTTGGTCCTCCAGGAGTGGGAAAAACCTCTCTTGCAAAATCAATTTCAAAAAGCATGGGACGTGAATTTGTACGCATTTCACTCGGCGGCATAAAAGATGAAGCTGAAATCCGCGGACATCGCAGAACCTACATTGGTGCATTGCCAGGAAAAATCATCCAAGCAATAAAACGAGCCAAAACACAAAATCCTGTCATCTTACTTGATGAGATCGACAAAATGGCACGAGATATGCAAGGTGATCCCGCATCAGCACTGCTTGAAGTTTTAGATCCGCAACAAAACAGTACCTTTGTTGATCACTTTTTGGATGTAGACTACGATCTATCTAAAGTGATGTTTATCGCCACAGCAAACATGATGGAAGGTATTCCTTATCCACTGTTTGATCGCATGGAGATTATTTCATTAGCCGGTTATACAGAAGATGAAAAATTTGAAATTGCAAAACAGTTTTTGATTCCACAAAGCCTTAAGGAATATGATTTAACTGCACGCCAATTTAAAATATCAAAAGAGATGTTGTATAAAGTTATCACAGAATACACAAAAGAAGCCGGCGTAAGACAACTTGAACGTATTCTTGCAAAACTAATGCGTAAAGCGATTCAATCTATACTCAAAGATCCTAAAACAAAATGCATTACCATTAATGAAAAACTTATTTTTGAATGGCTTGGATATCCAAAATTTAAAAAAACCAGTTTGAATGGAAAAAAAGAACAGGTTGGTTTAACAACTGGATTGGCATGGACAGAGCTTGGTGGCGATGTGCTAGAAATAGAGACAACCATACTGCCCGGCAAAGGCGGCATGACATTAACCGGCCAACTTGGTGAAGTGATGCAAGAATCTGCACATGCTGCATTAAGTTATATCAGAGCAAATACAACAAGACTTGGATTGCCTAAATCTTTTTATAATACACGTGAAATTCATGTGCATATCCCGGAAGGTGCAACACCTAAAGATGGTCCTTCAGCCGGCATAACTATGTGTTCTGCTCTCATTTCTGCATTAACTGGTAAACCTACAAAAAACTGTCTTGCCTTAACCGGAGAAATAACTCTACAAGGACGAGTTCTTGCAGTAGGTGGATTAAAAGAAAAACTATTGGCAGCAAAACAACATGACATCAACACCGTTATTGTTCCGCATGAAAACTTTGATGACATACAAGATGTACTTAAAGAAACCAAATTAGACGATATAAAAATTATTTACGCAAAAACTATGGACGAAGTTATAGATTCCGCTTTTGAACCAAACACATTTAAAAAGGTGCAAAAAAAATCAAAAAAGGCTATAACTAAAAAAGGTCGTAAAAAATAATTCTTTTAAATTTTAAAAAATACGGAGACGCTTCTTATGAATAAGAATATTCTTGCTGCATTGTTGTGTGTTGTATCTTTAGGCTTTTTAGCTTCTTGCGGTAAAGACTGCTGCCCTGAAGAGTGTGATCCTTGTGAAACCACCTACACATATGAAGATGAATGCAACGAATGTAGCCCATACTCTGAAGTAGATGTTGAGACTGAGCAAACACTAAGTTATTCACGCGACATTACTTCTGTCAACAAATTCTAATTAAGCAAACAACTGTTTATTAAAAAAAGTCGAGTATATCTCGGCTTTTTTTATGTTTAATATATCTTATCTTGATGAATCA
The Candidatus Dependentiae bacterium genome window above contains:
- the lon gene encoding endopeptidase La, with translation MIEVQDQKPVLIEGVSTFLPLLPLKNVVILPKSITPIIVGRPSSIRAVEYALKHDRLIFITTQKDSEVENPTLDKVYQVGTRATILQVMRMPNGALKILAEGICRAKSISLDQDQADFIAVHYDDLPTTGIKDSVELQALWRQTKELYLQYAKLNEKMPTDLIKDTKSPQDFDYITDTIAVHLNLTLPERQSLLEIRHLQKRILKLCSFLQRDIEILQVEQKIRGHIQTQVETSQREYYLHEQMKAIQKELGREDQSAEIAQLREKAKKMALPTESYEKVEKELRRLDQMPPLSSEAVVSRNYVDWILSLPWNKTSKDTISLRQAENILNKNHAGLHKAKDRIIEFLAAKKFSKSLERSPVICLVGPPGVGKTSLAKSISKSMGREFVRISLGGIKDEAEIRGHRRTYIGALPGKIIQAIKRAKTQNPVILLDEIDKMARDMQGDPASALLEVLDPQQNSTFVDHFLDVDYDLSKVMFIATANMMEGIPYPLFDRMEIISLAGYTEDEKFEIAKQFLIPQSLKEYDLTARQFKISKEMLYKVITEYTKEAGVRQLERILAKLMRKAIQSILKDPKTKCITINEKLIFEWLGYPKFKKTSLNGKKEQVGLTTGLAWTELGGDVLEIETTILPGKGGMTLTGQLGEVMQESAHAALSYIRANTTRLGLPKSFYNTREIHVHIPEGATPKDGPSAGITMCSALISALTGKPTKNCLALTGEITLQGRVLAVGGLKEKLLAAKQHDINTVIVPHENFDDIQDVLKETKLDDIKIIYAKTMDEVIDSAFEPNTFKKVQKKSKKAITKKGRKK